From the Companilactobacillus ginsenosidimutans genome, the window GCTTACCAAGTTAACGATTTAGTCTGTCTAGTGGATAATTTTATAAATCAAAAAAATCCTCATCTATTTCGAAAAGATTTAACTCTTGTTTTATTTGAACACCTACTTGGTACTGCAACATTAAATTTGTTAATTGTATACCATTTATTAAAACTATCGAAAATCCTTTGGCTGTTTCTTCAGCAGATTTTGAAAAATGGGAAGTTGTAATAAACACTCCTCTATCAGCATGTACTCTTGATAACGCTCCATAAAATCCTTCTATAGAAGGACGCTGTACTACATTGCCATCACTGTATCTTTTAGCTTGAATGTATACAGTATTCGTTCCTAATGGATCTTGGTTTATCATTCCATCTATTCCACCGTCGTTTGTAGATGGTGTGATAATTGAAGACCCGTTTTTCCCTTTGTATCCCATCTTTGAAAGTAATTGAATCACCAGTCTTTCAAAAAATGTTGGTTCAGATTCTTGAATCATTTTTAATAGTTTCGATGCGACTTCATTATTATATTTTGTTGTCTTTCTGATTAATTCATCAATCCCGCTATCATCTTCAGATTTTTGTATTTCCACGGTTTTGGTTAGCTTATCACGCTGCTTCAATTCTTGTACGTGCTTCACATACTCCGGCAGAGAATGAATTTTATCCTCTGTTATTTCAGAGTCATCTAATTTTAGAAGTTCTAATCCCACTTTTGATATTGTATACATTGCTCGTTTAGGTCTATTTAAAGAACCAGATGTATACAATTCACTAACTGCCCAGTTTATCCGATCCTCAATCATATTAGCTTTCTGCCTATTCTCATAGTTCGCCTTACGCAAGGCTGGGGGAAGCCCCAAAGAATCAGCAATATCCATTGCAATCTTTCTCCCCTGAACTGTTTCACCATTACTCAAATAGTGTAGAACACTGGGTATCATTGCATCCCATCTGGGGAGTCCGTGTTTTCCAATCTGTAAATCTTTATAGTTCATAATAATCACCTGCAAATATAAGGTTTTATCGACTTGATTATACAGTCTTCATTTAATGTTCAAAACAAAAAGCCTCCAACTCCAGGAGGCTTTTTCGTTCTATTTTTCAACTGCTAACAAACTGTCTTCGTTGAATGTTTTTGTAAATTCAGCTAAGTGAACTAGATTTCGTAAGTAATCATGTGTGGTTGCTTCGTAGTGATGTTTTAATCCCAAGTCATAGATGTATCCATTGATGTAATCCACTTCTGTTGGTCTGTTCTTTGACAAGTCTTGATACATTGATGGGAAGTGTAATGGCATGCTGGTTGTACTTGCGTACTTGATTGCTTGCCATTCTTCTTCTCTTGTATTCAACAATTTGATGTTGTCTCTTTCGCAGACGTCAAAGGCTTCATTGATTAATTGTCGACCTAATTTTTCTGCTGTGGGTGCTTGGATGAACTCGCCCATTCTAATTTCGAACATTGTACACAATGTGTTTAAAACTGAATTCAGGATTACTTTTGACATTAATGTTCCCATGAAATTAGTTGTTAGTTCTGGGTTCAAATTTGCTTTGGTGAACTCTTCGACAATTTTGTGGGTCATTTCATCTGGTTTTTCGTTTTGATTAACGACCTTCATGCTTCCGGCTCCGGCTGGTCCCATGAAATCGACATCCCCAGGTCCGTTCAAGACTGTAGCAATCATTGCTGTTCCACTTAAAACCTTATTTGAGTCAAAATATTGATTTAGTTTTTCGATGTGACCAATGCCATTCATTGGTGCGATTACATATTGTTTGTCATTAAATAAATGTTTGCATCGCTTCAAAGCATCTGCTAATTGCATTTGTTTTACGAATACGATCCAAACATCTGGATCACCTTGATATTCTTCTGGAGAATAAATATTGACCGGCACCAAATGCTTATTTTCTCTATCTCTTGATTGATATACTCCACCTTGTTGTTTGATTGTCTCAATTGACTTGTCCCAAATTTCGACAAAGTCCACTGGAAAGCCTGCATCTTGCAAGAGTAATCCGTATCTCAACCCCATGGCACCTGCGCCTAATACTGCATATTTCATATCTATCTACCTCCTAGAAAAGTAATTGTAAAGAAATATTAGACTTTTTATAATCAAAGTCAACCTCGTTCGAATAAATTGTTTACTTTTCTGTGGTAAATATCATTTTTTACATTAAAAATAAATTACAGTGATTAATAATTTATGAATTGGAAATCAAAAAGAGCTTAATTGTATATTGTATACACAATTAAACTCTTTTAACTGTTTTCGATATGTGACACTGCTTCCGTTAGTCTTGCATACAGTATTGGAAGCCGTCCTTAAAAAGCCTGCAGGATTAATACTGCTATTATCGGCACCGCCAAGGATGGCAATAAATTCAAGACACTTATTTTTTTAATTTCAAGTAGTCCTAATCCTGAGGCTAAAATTAATATTCCACCGACAATTGTTAATTCGGTTATCATGCTGGTGTCGATTGACCCTTGCAGCATCATGGCAATTGCGTAGATACTTCCCTGCCAAATTAATACGGCTCCAGCTGCGATTGCTATACCGAATCCGAAGGTCGATGCTAGGGCGATTGAGGTGATTCCATCAAGCATCCCATTGGTGAATAGGAATGTGTAGTCGTGCTTCAAGGCTGCTTGGATTGGACCTAGAATCGATAGTGAACCAATGCAGTAGAGTAAAATTGCTGTGGCTAATCCTTCGGCGAGATTTCCGCCTGAAAATCTACCTACTACATCGTCAAAATGTTTTTGGATGTTAATCCATTGTCCTACGACTCCACCTATTGCGAGGCTGACTATGAACAGGACTGGATAATGGCTTTTTGGCATGTTCTGGACGACGGCATTGATTCCGATGACCATGGCAGCCAAACCCAGTGCTTGCGTCAAAATCCTCTGATATGACGGCTTTAATCCATGGTGCAAGAATTTACCAATGGCGCTACCGATGATTATCATCGTAACATTGAAAATAGTTCCTATCATAATGATCCCCTACATTTGTAATACTTAATATTGTGAACTACTTACAAGTACAAGGTCAACAAAAAAAGAAGTGAGAACTTATTTGTTCTCACTTCTTTATTCGGTATTTGTCTCTATTTGTTTCTCATTTCTAGTATCCGAACTAACTTATATCTCATCATACAAGTTTGTCGGGGTTATTGTATGGGGAGTGATTACATCATTCCGCCCATGCCTGCGGCAGGATTTGCTCCGGCAGCTGGTTGTGCGTCACCTTTTGGATCTGGCTTGTCAGCAACAACAGCTTCTGTTGTTAATAACAATGCGGCAACACTGGCAGCATTTTGTAATGCTGAACGTGTAACTTTAGTAGGATCGATGATACCTGCGTCGACCATGTTTTCCCACTTATCTGTTGCAGCGTTGAAACCAATTTCTTTATCTTGACCCTTCAAGTGTTCAACGATAACTGAACCTTCAAGACCAGCATTTTCAGCAATTTGACGTACAGGTTCTTCAAGTGCTCTGACAACAATGTTGATACCTGTTTGTACATCGCCTTCAGCCTTAACAGCTTTAACGGCATCAAGAATATCAATAAGTGCTGTACCACCACCAGCAACGTAACCTTCTTCAACAGCTGCACGTGTGGCGTTTAGAGCATCTTCAATTCTGTATTTACGTTCTTTTAATTCTGTTTCAGTAGCGGCACCGACTTTAACAACGGCAACACCACCGGCTAATTTAGCTAAACGTTCTTGTAACTTTTCTTTATCGAAGTCTGATGTTGTTTCAGCGATT encodes:
- a CDS encoding restriction endonuclease, whose protein sequence is MNYKDLQIGKHGLPRWDAMIPSVLHYLSNGETVQGRKIAMDIADSLGLPPALRKANYENRQKANMIEDRINWAVSELYTSGSLNRPKRAMYTISKVGLELLKLDDSEITEDKIHSLPEYVKHVQELKQRDKLTKTVEIQKSEDDSGIDELIRKTTKYNNEVASKLLKMIQESEPTFFERLVIQLLSKMGYKGKNGSSIITPSTNDGGIDGMINQDPLGTNTVYIQAKRYSDGNVVQRPSIEGFYGALSRVHADRGVFITTSHFSKSAEETAKGFSIVLINGIQLTNLMLQYQVGVQIKQELNLFEIDEDFFDL
- a CDS encoding ketopantoate reductase family protein, with protein sequence MKYAVLGAGAMGLRYGLLLQDAGFPVDFVEIWDKSIETIKQQGGVYQSRDRENKHLVPVNIYSPEEYQGDPDVWIVFVKQMQLADALKRCKHLFNDKQYVIAPMNGIGHIEKLNQYFDSNKVLSGTAMIATVLNGPGDVDFMGPAGAGSMKVVNQNEKPDEMTHKIVEEFTKANLNPELTTNFMGTLMSKVILNSVLNTLCTMFEIRMGEFIQAPTAEKLGRQLINEAFDVCERDNIKLLNTREEEWQAIKYASTTSMPLHFPSMYQDLSKNRPTEVDYINGYIYDLGLKHHYEATTHDYLRNLVHLAEFTKTFNEDSLLAVEK
- a CDS encoding DUF554 domain-containing protein, with the protein product MIGTIFNVTMIIIGSAIGKFLHHGLKPSYQRILTQALGLAAMVIGINAVVQNMPKSHYPVLFIVSLAIGGVVGQWINIQKHFDDVVGRFSGGNLAEGLATAILLYCIGSLSILGPIQAALKHDYTFLFTNGMLDGITSIALASTFGFGIAIAAGAVLIWQGSIYAIAMMLQGSIDTSMITELTIVGGILILASGLGLLEIKKISVLNLLPSLAVPIIAVLILQAF